In Phaenicophaeus curvirostris isolate KB17595 chromosome 14, BPBGC_Pcur_1.0, whole genome shotgun sequence, a single genomic region encodes these proteins:
- the CDH11 gene encoding cadherin-11: protein MKEDNCLHAALICLGMLYYSHAITTEKLNHSRPSLHGHHEKGKEGQVLHRSKRGWVWNQFFVIEEYTGPDPVLVGRLHSDIDSGDGNIKYILSGEGAGIIFVIDDKSGNIHATKTLDREERAQYTLTAQAVDRNTNRPLEPPSEFIVKVQDINDNPPEFLHENYHANVPERSNVGTSVIQVTASDADDPTYGNSAKLVYSILEGQPYFSVEAQTGIIRTALPNMDREAKEEYHVVIQAKDMGGHMGGLSGTTKVTITLTDVNDNPPKFPQSVYQMSVSEAAVPGEEVGRVKAKDPDIGENGLVAYSIIDGDGMDMFEITTDYETQEGVVKLKKLLDFETKKSYSLKVEAANVHIDPKFISNGPFKDTVTVKISVEDADEPPVFLKPSYIFEVQENAASGTVVGKVHAKDPDAANSAIRYSIDRHTDLERYFTINAEDGNIKTIKALDREEIPWHNISVFAVEVHKQHQEAKVPVAIKVVDVNDNAPKFAAAYEAFVCENARSNQQFITISADDKDDSANGPRFIFSLPPEIIHNPNFTLRDNRDNTASVLVRREGFSRQKQDLYLLPIVISDGGLPPMSSTNTLTIRVCGCDSNGSLLSCNAEAYILNAGLSTGALIAILACIVILLVIVVLFVTLKRQKKEPLIVFEEEDVRENIITYDDEGGGEEDTEAFDIATLQNPDGINGFIPRKDIKPEYQYMPRPGLRPAPNSVDVDDFINTRIQEADNDPTAPPYDSIQIYGYEGRGSVAGSLSSLESATTDSDLDYDYLQNWGPRFKKLADLYGSKDTFDDDS from the exons ATGAAGGAGGACAATTGTTTACATGCCGCTCTTATTTGCCTGGGCATGCTATATTACAGCCATGCCATAACTACAGAAAAACTGAACCACTCAAGGCCATCGCTTCATGGTCaccatgaaaaaggaaaagaaggacaGGTTCTGCATCGTTCAAAGAGAGGCTGGGTGTGGAATCAGTTCTTTGTTATAGAAGAGTACACGGGACCAGATCCTGTACTAGTAGGAAGG CTTCATTCAGATATTGATTCTGGAGATGGAAACATTAAATACATTCTCTCAGGTGAAGGAGCAGGAATCATTTTTGTTATTGATGACAAATCAGGGAACATCCATGCAACAAAGACACTGGACCGGGAGGAGAGAGCTCAGTACACTCTCACAGCACAAGCTGTAGATAGGAACACTAACAGGCCCTTGGAACCACCTTCTGAATTCATTGTTAAAGTTCAAGATATAAATGACAACCCACctgaatttcttcatgaaaactACCATGCCAATGTGCCAGAGAGATCAAACGTAG GTACATCAGTTATTCAGGTAACAGCTTCAGATGCTGATGATCCTACCTATGGGAACAGTGCCAAATTGGTTTACAGTATTCTTGAAGGTCAGCCGTACTTCTCGGTGGAAGCTCAAACAG GAATTATCCGAACTGCCCTTCCAAATATGGACAGAGAAGCTAAGGAAGAGTATCACGTTGTAATACAGGCAAAAGATATGGGAGGACACATGGGAGGCCTCTCAGGGACAACCAAAGTGACAATTACACTTACAGATGTCAATGACAACCCACCAAAGTTCCCACAGA GTGTGTACCAGATGTCGGTGTCGGAAGCAGCTGTCCCAGGAGAGGAAGTCGGAAGAGTGAAGGCCAAAGATCCAGACATTGGGGAAAATGGTTTGGTAGCATACAGCATCATTGATGGAGATGGCATGGATATGTTTGAAATTACAACAGATTATGAGACTCAGGAAGGTGTTGTAAAGCTTAAGAAG CTCTTAGATTTTGAAACCAAAAAGTCCTACAGTTTGAAGGTAGAGGCAGCCAATGTACATATTGATCCTAAGTTCATCAGCAATGGGCCATTCAAGGACACGGTAACAGTGAAGATATCAGTGGAAGATGCTGATGAACCAcctgtatttttaaagccaaGTTATATTTTTGAAGTACAAGAAAACGCAGCATCTGGTACTGTGGTTGGAAAAGTACATGCCAAAGACCCTGATGCTGCAAACAGTGCCATAAG ATATTCAATAGATCGTCACACTGACCTTGAAAGATATTTTACAATTAATGCAGAAGATGGCAATATCAAGACAATAAAAGCTTTGgatagggaagaaattccttgGCATAATATATCTGTCTTTGCAGTTGAAGTCC ACAAACAACACCAGGAAGCCAAAGTTCCAGTTGCGATTAAGGTCGTTGATGTCAATGACAATGCTCCAAAATTTGCTGCAGCCTATGAAGCGTTTGTCTGTGAGAACGCTCGAAGCAACCAG CAATTCATTACAATTAGTGCTGATGACAAGGATGACTCGGCCAATGGACCAAGATTTATCTTCAGTTTACCACCTGAAATTATTCATAATCCAAATTTTACACTGAGAGACAATAGAG ATAACACAGCAAGTGTTCTCGTTAGACGTGAAGGATTTAGTCGCCAAAAGCAAGATTTGTACCTTCTTCCTATTGTAATAAGTGACGGTGGACTTCCCCCAATGAGCAGCACCAACACCCTCACCATTCGGGTCTGTGGCTGCGACAGCAACGGCTCCTTGCTCTCCTGTAACGCCGAAGCTTACATCCTCAATGCTGGATTGAGCACTGGAGCTTTAATTGCCATTCTTGCTTGCATTGTAATTTTGTTAG tcATTGTAGTGTTGTTCGTAAcactgaaaagacagaaaaaagaaccTTTGATTGTTTTTGAAGAAGAAGATGTCCGAGAGAACATTATTACTTATGATGATGAaggtggaggagaggaagaTACTGAAGCTTTTGACATAGCTACTTTGCAGAACCCCGATGGCATCAATGGATTTATTCCTCGTAAAGACATAAAGCCTGAGTATCAGTATATGCCAAGACCGGGTCTTCGGCCAGCTCCCAATAGCGTTGATGTTGATGATTTCATCAACACGAGAATACAAGAGGCTGACAACGATCCAACTGCTCCTCCTTATGACTCTATTCAGATCTATGGCTATGAAGGAAGAGGCTCAGTGGCTGGTTCACTTAGCTCATTAGAGTCAGCGACAACAGATTCTGATTTGGACTATGACTATCTACAAAATTGGGGACCTCGATTTAAGAAACTTGCAGACTTGTATGGCTCCAAAGACACTTTCGATGATGATTCTTAA